One window of the Takifugu rubripes chromosome 13, fTakRub1.2, whole genome shotgun sequence genome contains the following:
- the usp8 gene encoding ubiquitin carboxyl-terminal hydrolase 8, translating to MPSVSSGVKELYLSTSLGDLNKKAEVKPEKTSTRSYVQSACKIFKAAEECRLDRDEERSYVLYMKYLTVYDIIKKRPDFKKQMDYYMTLLGPSSFKKAIEEAEKLSGSLKLRYEEVEVRKKLEEKERQEEKQKKEEITEKDSGQSSPKASAANKDSKKIKGEQNQLKTSTSKGSVPAGGITAEKLFHMMKDQTITVIVMDARCQKDFEESHIQVPPQTCISVPEEAITPGITVNQIETKLPDVSKEKWSHRGFVDYIVLLDWFSSVTDLELGTTLKSLKDALFKWDSITILRSEPLVLEGGYENWLLFYPMYTTNAKVHPPRQNIISTLPQLTFSYPSLEEPKPPVALKPEPDVEAVLQEPSVPVLVNGIVPAESSSSKTSVVAQSLPDTVDSPVTSSTNSGPDLSKMGPVAGVSNQTATTAKAFPQFDRAKKPSVHVSDEPKHSLNGSAKESTQNGPVVPDRSVKPSFVPPASLSKEEQSQIHSEAIAVMEKAKQEQEKRNQLRRSEEERREKEEKYQQKERLQREEGENGKKEEEERGHQERKKLERQKAEEEEDKGSKVWEGKEKRGKEQSSDTPSKSMSLDSPAPHHVVNEIKREPLTRARSEEMGRTVPGLPDGWMKFLDTVTGTYRYYHSPTNRVHLYPPEVTVPQTPPSTPPTAKQKAPQPDASREREREQSKLKRSYSSPDISQDLREEAQKKAVAPTTAAVIPTINRDTKPAPAKVYSKVEIARPSAAKIRSLNPSFGGLGASLTGLRNLGNTCYMNSVLQCLCNAPALTEYFNNNYYMDDINRSNILGHKGDVAEEFGVIMKALWSGLYKCISPRDFKITIGKINEQFSGYEQQDSQELLLFLMDGLHEDLNKADNRKRYKEEENDHLDDQTAADVAWRKHKLLNESIIVALFQGQFKSTVQCLTCHRKSRTFETFMYLSLPLASTSKCSLQDCLRLFSKEEKLTDNNKVFCRHCKAHRDSTKKLEIWKVPPILLVHLKRFSYEGRWKQKLQTSVDFPLDSLDLAQYVIGPKQSLKRYSLYAVSNHYGGLDGGHYTAYCKSALKQRWFKFDDHEVSDISTSSVKSSAAYILFYSTL from the exons ATGCCTTCAGTATCTTCCGGGGTCAAGGAGCTGTATCTGTCCACATCTCTGGGGGACCTCAATAAAAAGGCTGAAGTAAAGCCAGAGAAGACGAGCACCAGAAG TTATGTCCAGAGTGCCTGCAAAATCTTTAAGGCGGCTGAGGAGTGCCGTCTGgacagagatgaggagagatcaTACGTGCTGTACATGAAGTATTTAACAGTATATGACATAATCAAGAAAAGACCAGACTTCAAGAAACAGATG GATTACTACATGACCCTGCTTGGGCCAAGCAGCTTTAAAAAAGCCATTGAAGAAGCTGAGAAGTTGTCTGGAAGCCTTAAACTCAG AtatgaggaggtggaggtaaGAAAAAaattggaggagaaagagagacaagaAGAGAAGCAAAAGAAGGAGGAAATAACAGAGAAAGATAGTGGTCAAAGTTCTCCAAAAGCATCAGCAGCAAACAAGGACAGCAAAAAG ATCAAAGGAGAACAGAATCAACTCAAGACTTCAACCTCAAAAG GTTCTGTGCCAGCTGGTGGCATCACTGCTGAGAAGCTGTTCCACATGATGAAGGATCAGACAATAACAGTAATTGTCATGGACGCGCGCTGCCAAAAAGATTTTGAAGAGTCTCACATACAGGTTCCACCCCAGACCTGCATCTCTGTGCCTGAGGAGGCAATTACTCCAGG AATCACTGTGAATCAAATTGAAACAAAGTTGCCAGATGTATCCAAAGAAAAGTGGAGCCATCGGGGGTTTGTGGATTATATAGTCCTTCTGGATTGGTTCAGTTCGGTAACAGACCTTGAACTTGGTACGACCTTGAAGAGCCTCAAAGATGCCCTCTTTAAG TGGGACAGCATCACCATCCTGCGCAGTGAGCCGTTGGTTTTGGAGGGAGGATATGAGAACTGGCTGCTGTTTTATCCCATGTACACAACAAATGCTAAAGTGCACCCTCCAAGACAGAACATCATCAGTACCCTCCCTCAAT TGACTTTTAGTTACCCCTCTTTAGAGGAACCAAAGCCTCCCGTTGCACTCAAACCAGAACCTGATGTTGAAGCGGTCCTTCAGGAGCCCTCTGTTCCTGTGCTGGTAAATGGCATAGTCCCAGCAGAATCCTCCTCTTCTAAAACCTCAGTGGTTGCTCAGAGTTTGCCAGACACTGTTGATTCCCCTGTCACGAGCTCCACAAATTCTGGGCCGGACCTCAGTAAGATGGGGCCGGTTGCAGGCGTGTCCAACCAGACAGCGACAACAGCCAAGGCTTTCCCACAG TTCGACCGTGCCAAGAAACCTTCAGTCCACGTTTCGGACGAACCTAAGCACAGTCTAAATGGATCTGCAAAGGAGTCGACCCAGAATGGCCCAGTTGTCCCTGATCGCTCAGTCAAACCGTCCTTTGTTCCGCCAGCCTCTCTGTCTAAAGAAGAACAGAGTCAGATCCACTCAGAGGCCATTGCGGTGATGGAGAAAGCAAAGCAAGAGCAGGAGAAACGCAACCAGTTGCGGCgctcagaggaggagaggcgggaaaaggaagagaagtatcagcagaaagaaagactgcaaagagaagaaggggaaaatggcaagaaggaagaggaggagagggggcatCAGGAGAGAAAGAAGTTGGAGCGACAGAAggcggaagaggaggaggacaaaggcAGCAAAGTgtgggagggaaaagagaaGAGGGGAAAGGAGCAGAGCTCTGACACACCCTCAAAGAGTATGTCCCTTGACTCTCCTGCTCCACATCATGTTGTCAATGAAATCAAG agGGAGCCCTTGACGAGAGCTCGGAGTGAGGAGATGGGTAGGACTGTACCTGGCCTTCCAGACGGCTGGATGAAG TTTCTCGACACTGTGACGGGGACCTACCGATACTACCATTCCCCTACCAATCGTGTCCACCTTTACCCCCCTGAAGTCACCGTTCCCCAGACCCCACCGTCCACACCACCGACAGCCAAGCAGAAAGCACCGCAGCCAGATGCCAGCCGTGAACGAGAGCGGGAGCAGTCTAAACTGAAACGTTCCTACTCCTCCCCTGACATCAGTCAAGACTTGAGAGAGGAGGCCCAGAAGAAGGCGGTCGCTCCAACCACCGCTGCTGTCATACCCACAATCAACAGGGACACCAA ACCCGCCCCTGCCAAAGTCTACTCCAAAGTTGAAATTGCACGACCATCAGCAGCCAAAATTCGCAGCTTGAATCCTTCTTTCGGGGGGCTGGGTGCGTCACTGACTGGCCTGCGTAACCTTGGAAACACATGCTACATGAACTCCGTCTTGCAGTGTTTGTGCAATGCTCCTGCCTTGACTGAGTACTTCAACAACAACtactacatggatgacatcaatcG GTCCAACATCCTTGGCCATAAAGGGGATGTGGCAGAAGAGTTTGGGGTCATCATGAAAGCCTTGTGGTCTGGTCTATACAAGTGCATCAGCCCGAGGGACTTCAAGATCACCATTGGAAAGATCAATGAGCAGTTTTCTGGTTATGAACAACAGGActctcaggagctgctgctcttcctcatggACGGGCTCCATGAGGACCTCAACAAG GCGGACAACCGAAAGCGatacaaagaggaggaaaatgaccaTCTAGATGATCAGACTGCAGCAGACGTGGCCTGGAGGAAACACAAGCTGTTGAATGAGTCCATCATTGTGGCGCTGTTTCAGGGCCAGTTCAAATCCACTGTGCAGTGTCTTACCTGCCATCGCAAGTCACGGACCTTTGAGACCTTTATGTACCTGTCGCTGCCTCTGGCTTCCACCAGCAAGTGTTCCCTGCAG GATTGTCTGAGGTTGTTCTCCAAGGAAGAGAAGCTGACTGACAACAACAAGGTGTTCTGCAGACACTGCAAAGCCCACAGAGACTCCACCAAGAAACTGGAGATCTGGAAGGTCCCACCCATTCTGCTGGTGCACTTAAAACG GTTTTCCTATGAGGGCAGATGGAAACAGAAGCTGCAAACGTCTGTGGATTTCCCATTAGACAGTCTGGACCTGGCCCAGTATGTCATTGGACCCAAACAGAGCCTGAAAAGATACAGCCTTTATGCGGTTTCA AACCACTATGGGGGTTTGGATGGTGGCCATTACACAGCCTACTGTAAGAGTGCCCTTAAACAGCGCTGGTTCAAGTTTGATGACCACGAGGTGTCTgacatctccacctcctcggtCAAGTCCTCCGCAGCCTACATTCTGTTTTACTCCACCCTGTGA